In one Diabrotica virgifera virgifera chromosome 5, PGI_DIABVI_V3a genomic region, the following are encoded:
- the LOC126885628 gene encoding uncharacterized protein LOC126885628, with amino-acid sequence MKSTQVNDLKTDELSYELFIRGFNVQNRTVEEKRKLLRGQLSKETISSSINLTKNVVDPDQELPTIQSILADLQSIARAMSAQSSKADFARFKTRSSHLDFRLENFPDNVEEAIKEVIDNYKMDLLMLTGDVLEKEETSDNVSVPSTSGTTSVPVAPISSVSAPIIQISTPVRVSDLNIKFNGESKALPTFLEKVRDSARSRNISDDVLFRSAFELFDGNAAIWYRSVGNTVNSWNELVTLLKTAFLPPDYNDNLLDEIKGRKQKKSESITIYSAIMENLFKRLEEYPSEAQRVKILRKNILVDYIPLVALQDFPTVEMLVITVKRLEQNVLPLLQTTKGLAGISLEDSEKPQEKLQVLDKQDKPDNPKGDKREKQDRPFKKSKSTQRNERPNPPVDTDERHQSSSSYPPERHQSSSSYPPHRNQSSYPPPLMQSPPYRPYGNQSSSYQPHSMQPPPQPYQTHDNPRKIIFCFTCGKPNHISRNCTNREMSCSRCGNKGVRTSSCMCQKN; translated from the coding sequence ATGAAGTCTACCCAAGTTAATGATCTGAAAACCGATGAGTTATCTTATGAACTTTTCATAAGAGGTTTTAATGTCCAAAATAGGACTGTTGAAGAAAAACGTAAGTTGTTGAGAGGTCAGTTAAGTAAAGAGACCATCTCATCTTCCATTAATTTGACTAAAAATGTAGTCGATCCTGATCAAGAGTTACCTACAATCCAGTCAATATTAGCAGATTTGCAAAGTATTGCGCGGGCAATGAGTGCACAGTCATCAAAGGCTGACTTTGCTCGTTTCAAAACAAGGTCCAGTCATCTGGATTTCAGATTGGAAAATTTCCCTGATAATGTAGAAGAAGCTATAAAAGAAGTTATTGACAACTATAAGATGGATTTATTGATGTTGACTGGAGATGTCTTAGAAAAGGAAGAGACATCTGACAATGTGTCCGTCCCATCGACTAGTGGTACAACTTCAGTCCCCGTTGCCCCTATTAGTTCAGTTTCAGCCCCTATTATACAAATTTCAACTCCTGTTAGAGTTTCtgatttaaatatcaaatttaatggtgAGAGTAAAGCCCTTcccacatttttagaaaaagtaagAGATTCTGCTAGATCCAGAAATATTTCTGATGATGTCCTGTTTAGATCAGCTTTTGAGTTATTCGACGGAAACGCTGCTATTTGGTATAGGAGTGTTGGAAATACAGTTAACAGTTGGAATGAGTTGGTAACccttctcaaaactgctttcctACCCCCAGATTATAATGATAATCTCCTTGATGAAATTAAAGgtcgaaaacaaaaaaagtctgaGTCAATCACTATTTATTCCGCAATCATGGAGAATCTCTTTAAACGTTTAGAAGAGTACCCGTCTGAAGCCCAACGAGtaaagattttaagaaaaaatattttggtgGATTATATTCCACTCGTAGCCCTTCAAGATTTTCCCACTGTCGAAATGTTAGTCATAACTGTTAAACGTTTGGAGCAAAATGTTTTGCCCCTGCTTCAAACTACAAAAGGTCTTGCTGGTATTTCATTAGAGGATTCAGAAAAACCCCAAGAGAAGCTTCAGGTACTTGATAAACAAGACAAGCCTGATAACCCCAAAGGAGACAAACGAGAAAAGCAAGATCGTCCCTTTAAGAAATCCAAGTCTACGCAGAGAAATGAGAGACCCAATCCTCCAGTAGATACTGAtgaaagacatcagtcttcttcttcttatccaccagaaagacatcagtcttcttcttcttatccacCCCACAGAAATCAGTCTTCTTATCCACCTCCGTTGATGCAATCCCCTCCCTATCGACCGTATGGAAATCAGTCTTCTTCCTATCAACCTCATTCAATGCAACCCCCTCCACAACCCTACCAAACACATGACAAccctagaaaaattattttttgttttacttgtGGTAAGCCCAACCACATTTCTCGCAATTGTACAAACAGAGAAATGTCTTGTTCTCGTTGTGGTAATAAAGGAGTGAGAACGTCCTCCTGTATGTGTCAAAAAAACTAG